TGCTAAGTGAACATAACTGTTAAAAGGTAGAAACAAAATTGACATTTCTGCAGAACATAGCTGAATTGTGTAGTAGCCTCCCTAATCAAGAAGTCCCTCCCCATATTTTAAGATgaacttttttcctaaatccTTTTCTACCTGACAATGACTCCTTATTGTTTAAGACTAGTCCTGAGAAAAGAGCTAAGCCTTGTTCCAGAAAGATGGGAACTCATCACTGAGCAGCGGAAATCAAACTCCAAAAATTAACAGTCAAGACTGCTTGGGCATAGCCACGTGCAGAACTCAACAGCTAATATCAAAAGATATCATTGTCTGTCCAGGACagcaaatctgtttttcaggaaTATTATGCATTACACCACCTGTAGTCTCCACACCAATTAATCAAGTGTCATATGCTCAAATACTCAAAATCACACCATGTTTCTAAAGCAAACAACCAGCAAGAATTACTTTGATTTACCTCAGCTAATTAGCACATGGCAATAAAAGCTGAACAGCTACAAGgatctaaaaatatatattagtaCTAGTATATGGTACAGTTTGGCAGCACTGCTAACCTGAACTTGAGGTAGTAGAAGAAAGGACAGGAGTACCGCTAATGTGCTGGTGCGAGGGTAACAGTGTAAATGCATCTTGTAAAGAGCACTCTTTCAGACTAATTTTCTGCTTCTTACTGCCTTGTAATTACAAGCTACTGATCTAATTTCATACTTCATGTTTATCTTTCAGGTATAACGGTTTTATTGTCTCTCACTGTCTTCATGTTACTTGTGGCTGAAATTATGCCAGCAACATCTGATTCTGTGCCCTTAATTGGTAAGCTAACTACCACTTTTATTCGCTTTTACTTTTGGTCAACAGAGGTACAGTGACTTTGCATGAAGGCCAGCAGTAAGGCAACTTACCACCTGTACAATGGCCTACTGCAGTTGAATTAGAAAAATGTTGGCAATTGATGAGAGGCTCTGGTGGGTGCAATCCCTTATACAACTTCCATACTCTCTGCTCTGAGCAAAATAGAGAACTTACGTGTATTTTGTGAAAGTGTAAGGGAGTCAGTTTTCCATGGAAGAAGTTGTTGCAGTTTCAACACTATTTGCCAGACATTAGGAATACAGAGCTAAACATGATTAAATCTTCCTATTGTAATTgctcaaacagaaaaagaaactttccAAAAGAAGTACTAGCCAGTTTCTACAATACTGGTGAAAGAAAATTAGAGGACAAATTTTTAAGGTTGCTTGGAAAAGGCAGGTGCTCAGTTCCACAAAGACAATTACTAAAGGCTGGCTATCCTCTAAATAAcggctgctctttctgcttttgagaAATCTTTCACAAGTACCTAAAGTAGCATGTGTagcaaaaatgatctgagggctggagcacctctcctatgaggacaggctgagagagttggggttgttcagcctggagaagagaaggctccagggagaccttattgcgaccttccagtacttaaacgggactataggaaggatgggggcaagctctttagcaaggcccgttgtgacaggacaaggggtaatggttttaaactgaaggaggttagatttagactggacataaagaaaaaaattttcaagatGACAgtggtaaaacactggaacaggttacccagagaggttgtggaggccccatccctagaaacattcaagctcaggttggatggggctctgagcaaccccatatagttgaagatgtccctgctcactgcaggggagttggactagatgacctgtaaaggtcccttccaacccaaaccattctatgattgttTGATCACTACACTGGAAAAAGAGCTTAACACagtgtatgcatgtatataaaCTTCCCTTATAATAGCTACAAAGCAGTATGAGCGAAAGTATATTGCTGTAATtatctgtttattttgcagctCAGTATTTTGCCAGCACTATGTTCATTGTTGGTCTTTCTGTTGTTGTCACTGTGATTGTTCTACAATACCATCATCATGATCCAGATGGGGGGAAAATGCCTAAATGGGTAAGGTTTGATTTTCATTCCCCATTGCTTAAATGGCAGATCAGGGATGTGATAGAGTAGGTAGTGACCCATGTTTACTTCTTACTGCTAAAAACATATAAACCCTTCCTAAACATTTTGTTCTGAGAAGTAGCTTCACCAGAACTGAGACATCCAGATACCTTTCATGTTGCTGGCTTCTTAGAGAGTGTGTGCGTGTGAGAGAGAGAACGACTATACTTCAGCTTTCTTCTGTATTCAGAATCTCCTTCAAAACAGCTAGAAGCACctcagtattttattaaaacctaAATATATAAATGAAGGTGATTTTCAAATAAGTTGCAGATGTTAGAAGTGAAACAGGTAGAAGGAGAGAGTAAGGGGCTGATAGAGAttataaatgcattaaataCACTAGCCTCAAGGTGCAACTGTGCAGCTACTACATATTTAGCTACTGTGCATAGAGAAACATCAATAGCCTAAAAAGCACTTGTTAAAGATACCTGTTGCAGTGGAAGTGAAGCTTGCTCTGAAAATCCTTACCTTTACATCTCTGGGCAAGAACATctgtaaaatgcaaagaaaagtatttttctaagcACAAAAGACTGTATAATGTACTTCTAAGAGTGGTTGTTTTTACAGAGGACATTACACTGATATTGAGTTCCTAAATATTGATAAGTATCATCAGCTAACTGTCCACTCTTCGTGACTTCCCCCAGCTCATGGCAGCACCAGGCATTACTGAAGATGGAAAgacctttctgtctttttcctctctagAACAATGAGTTATTATTATCCCTACTAGCCAAAAAGAATGTGCATACAGCAGTGCCCTATGGACAAGGGATAGTAAAATATTCCATGGCCTATTCTGGGGTggtgactttaaaataaatttcaatgCAGAGAATAAAAGGTATATATCTTTAGACGCATATTTGATGACCTAAAGGAGACAAATGTTTAGTACTGAGCCAAACATCCTCAGAAAACAGAGTACTTGAGGTTGAGGAGTGAGCTTTAATGTTGAGAAGATGAAGTCCATTAAACATTATTTGGATACTGGTGGATTTTGGATAAGGCCCTCAGTTAATGGAATATTATCCTTAGTGAAGCTTGATAGTGTCAATAGAGTAACAGGGCAAGATCTGTCTCTGGTTGGTATGTTTGCCTGGATATAATATCTAGTCTGAGTGGCAATCCACAGTCAGAATAAATGGACCAAATCTAATATTAATTACACTGTAAGATCTACATATTATATGAGACGATAATATTTTATTagtgctctggaaaaaaaaaacactggaaTGAGCTCTTAAAATGTGattgaaataaattacaaaagcTTGCATCTGAACTGGAACAGTCTCTGGTTTGACTGCGTTTTCTGTAAAGCTGGATTAAGGCAAAGTGGAAAACAATAAAACGATACACTGATTAAATTTGCAAAGTACTTAAGTacgttttttttttcaactcaaagtaatttttgcatcttttctcCATGCCATATCCAGATCTGTTTTCTAAAATCTGCAATCAACTGTCATAAAGCAACATGAGAACAGAGCCAAAACATTGTAAAGCCTGCTGGTCCAGTCCAGTATAGCACTTGTTTTAGCAGCTCCCTCCGAACAGTAACGTCATGTGAATTTAATATTAGAGTTCAAATATGGGTGAAAGAACTATCATTTGTTGACTACAATCTAAAGCAGTGGTATTAAGGCTATTAAAAACTAGCTCTCATCCAGtaagtgggttttgttttgttttgttctttaatttgtGGTTTCTACTGAAGGTGGAAAAGGCTGCCATAGTGCTGTTCAAGTGTAAGGAAAAATCAACACTGCAGAGACTCCCATCTGAGGAGGGGGGACTCCCAATAGTGATAGTCAGCCTGAGGCAATCAACAGCACTGCTAGAATAAGAAAGCAGCCTCAGTGACTTGCAAATTAATTAGTTGCAAAACTCTGGCACTATTTTCTAGAACTCCTGTGCAGACTAAGCAGAGACCAGGGACCAGACACTCAGACTACAGAAACACCAACAGGCCCCAAAGGCAGTGGCTGTGTGAAGAGATGGTTATTctcaaaaattttatttcagacaaGAATCATCCTTCTCAACTGGTGTGCTTGGTTCCTGAGGATGAAAAGGCCAGGGGAAGATAAAGTGCGTCCTGCTTGTCAACATAAACGGCGTCGATGTAGCCTATCAAGTGTGGAGATGAACACTGTGAGTGGACAGCAATCCAGTAATGGGAATATGCTATACATTGGGTTTAGGGGGCTGGAAGGGGTTCACTGCACACCTACCACTGATTCAGGGGTGATCTGTGGGAGGATGACCTGCTCACCAACAGATGAAGAAAACCTGCTGCACAGTGGCCACCCCTCTGAAGGTGACCCAGATTTGGCTAAGATCTTGGAAGAGGTCAGGTACATTGCCAACCGATTCAGAGACCAGGATGAAGAAGAAGCTGTCTGCAATGAATGGAAGTTTGCAGCCTCTGTAGTGGATCGGCTCTGCTTGATGGCTTTTTCAGTCTTCACAATCATTTGTACAATTGGTATTTTAATGTCAGCACCAAACTTTGTAGAGGCTGTGTCTAAAGATTTTGCTTAACTCCTAACTACAATCTGATTCTCTGAAGCATGGTATGTAGCAAATAAGTGCGTGATTTTTGTTTGAttgcttgtttttaatgagTATACTGCTTCTCATTGTCTGCTTGCTTTTACCCCCCCCTCTGGTCCTGAGTTCCTTTCAGAAGAGTGGCACCATTTCAGAAGGGAAGCCAAGGATTTCTCACTGGGCTGCCTGCATGCAGCTCCTCTGAGCACTCTTCTGTAAGAGATGCAAAGTGGCTGTGAGTCCCTTCAGAATGACAGGGTATTGCACCACTGTCTCTTAAAAATTTTTGAAATGGCTATTACAAAATAAGTTAGGTGATGCCAGAAAAGTCACTTCTTCCAGTCTTTATTATAAAAGATAGAAGGTAGTCCATCTTAACTCTTTGAATGAGTGGTTGTATACACTTATGTTTAGGAGAGGATTAAATACAAATAGATGGAAGCTCaaacagcagagggaaagggagaaatagGTTGCTGAAAAGCTTCTTACTGAGTTGTGGTATGTAGTTCTCCAGCTCACTCATAACCAGTCAGACCCGTAATTCCTTCCATACATTTTACATGAGCATATGTGACTTTACAGGATTCTGAATTTGTCTGAGACACCAGAAACCTAAAAGTTAAGATGATACACCACATAACTTGcccttctgtatttttctggaTTTGACCTAGAAGTTTGGCCTGAATTCTTAAACAGGCTTCACAGTAATTTTTGCAGTGTTTACTACTACTTCGTTCTCCCCAGAAAGACACTCTTTCAACTAATGACTTTTTCAactatcagaaagaaaatgaaggatttATAACGCCTTTATCctcacttgtttaaaaaaaataataaaaaatacacacacttGTCTCTTTACTATTAATCGGATTCCAATGTGGAAAAAGTAACTCAGTGTTAAGCATAAATGAAGAATCTAAAGCAAAAACAAGCTATTAAATCCTGAAACcaaggttttaatttaaaaattaaaagtttgaTCTGTTGTATGCTTAGCCTTTTATAGACCTCCTCCTGTTGAGTAACCATAATGTGTCTTTATAAGAAAACTGCACCTTTTCTGCTTAGTTTATAATATGAAAAGCACTAATGAATAATAAAGCTTTCTTGGGTCTGATATGAACCATGaactatataaatatgtatttatatatacatactgCATATATGTCCAAGGAAAAGATAAGACTTAAATACAAAttctcttcagttttgcaaAGGCAAAACTAATAGCTCATCGCTTTACGTGATTTCTGACTCTGAAATTCTCCCATCAAAATACGCTTAGTTGTCATGTGACTCTGATGTCTTGAAGAGGGCTGAGCTGAAAATACTAGGACATGAAACTTTGTGTGTACAAAACAGCTGAGAATTAGTCTCTTGCTGGCACAGCAGTATTCCTGACCAGTGACATTAGTAAAAGATGTGGGGGACGATTACTTTAGCATGAACTGCTTGCTTTATCCTACAGAATCCTGACTTTTTGGCTGAGGTCTTCAGAGACACAAATGGAGGCCTGTTGTTGTACCATGTTTTTACTGTGAAATAAACTGAAGGCCTCAGTTTCTCTCTTAAACTGGATTAAAATAAAGTGACTGAAATGCTTATTCTCCCTAGGTGACAGTTTCCCTTTCAGAGTCTGCTCCCCTGAAAACAGGAGAATCAAATTTCATGTAAACCAAGCCCAGAGTCACCACAGGTACAGTCCATCACCTGAGTGAATACCTTGCTCAAGGTGTTCTCTTCATGTCAGAGAAAAGGGCAGGA
This sequence is a window from Phalacrocorax carbo chromosome 7, bPhaCar2.1, whole genome shotgun sequence. Protein-coding genes within it:
- the CHRFAM7A gene encoding CHRNA7-FAM7A fusion protein isoform X2; this encodes MYWTDHYLQWNVSEYPGVKNVRFPDGLIWKPDILLYNSADERFDATFHTNVLVNSSGHCQYLPPGIFKSSCYIDVRWFPFDVQKCNLKFGSWTYGGWSLDLQMQEADISGYISNGEWDLVGVPGKRTESFYECCKEPYPDVTFTVTMRRRTLYYGLNLLIPCVLISALALLVFLLPADSGEKISLGITVLLSLTVFMLLVAEIMPATSDSVPLIAQYFASTMFIVGLSVVVTVIVLQYHHHDPDGGKMPKWTRIILLNWCAWFLRMKRPGEDKVRPACQHKRRRCSLSSVEMNTVSGQQSSNGNMLYIGFRGLEGVHCTPTTDSGVICGRMTCSPTDEENLLHSGHPSEGDPDLAKILEEVRYIANRFRDQDEEEAVCNEWKFAASVVDRLCLMAFSVFTIICTIGILMSAPNFVEAVSKDFA
- the CHRFAM7A gene encoding CHRNA7-FAM7A fusion protein isoform X3, coding for MQEADISGYISNGEWDLVGVPGKRTESFYECCKEPYPDVTFTVTMRRRTLYYGLNLLIPCVLISALALLVFLLPADSGEKISLGITVLLSLTVFMLLVAEIMPATSDSVPLIAQYFASTMFIVGLSVVVTVIVLQYHHHDPDGGKMPKWTRIILLNWCAWFLRMKRPGEDKVRPACQHKRRRCSLSSVEMNTVSGQQSSNGNMLYIGFRGLEGVHCTPTTDSGVICGRMTCSPTDEENLLHSGHPSEGDPDLAKILEEVRYIANRFRDQDEEEAVCNEWKFAASVVDRLCLMAFSVFTIICTIGILMSAPNFVEAVSKDFA